In Parasteatoda tepidariorum isolate YZ-2023 chromosome 2, CAS_Ptep_4.0, whole genome shotgun sequence, one DNA window encodes the following:
- the LOC122270825 gene encoding uncharacterized protein, producing MKRAKSPEKKRKTRKRHLDMDESALLNNLFGRTKVENTLDASTFEKIEKKPKKNWFSRLGFACRKKGDKKVKTSDKNEPIVGSSSKIDSKKRKSWFHVPTLLQQKKGNKKVNHPDMLTAFQNWINKRRTRKDKKKPKKSNEENEEVSLVEKRNVLLGEKLRSSTDEPQTEDSESKIYDDEEYLKYTEWVEEEYERILALFN from the exons ATGAAAAGAGCCAAATCAccggagaaaaaaagaaaaactcgaAAACGTCACCTAGACATGGATGAATCAGCTCTTTTAAACAACCTCTTCGGCCGTACAAAAGTGGAAAATACCCTAGATGCCTCAACTTTTGAGAAAATTGAGAAGAAACCGAAAAAGAATTGGTTTAGTCGATTGGGCTTTGCATGCAGAAAAAAAGGTGACAAGAAAGTCAAAACATCTGACAAAAATGAGCCGATCGTTGGATCATCTTCCAAAAttgattctaaaaaaagaaagagttgGTTCCATGTTCCGACACTCCTTCAACagaaaaaagggaataaaaaagTGAACCATCCTGATATGTTGACTGCCTTTCAAAACTGGATAAATAAGAGGAGAACCCGAAAGG atAAGAAGAAACCTAAAAAGTCCAATGAGGAAAATGAAGAAGTTTCATtggtagaaaaaagaaatgtgcTGTTAGGCGAAAAGCTGAGAAGTTCTACTGATGAGCCTCAAACTGAGGACAGTGAGTCTAAAATATACGATGATGAGGAGTACTTAAAGTACACAGAATGGGTCGAAGAGGAATATGAACGTATCTTGGCCCTTTTTAATTAA